CGTGGAGCAGACCACCGTTGCGGGTAGCCCACCGGCCCGCCGGCGGCCTGCTGCCATCACCGATCACCGAAAAACTTGTTTGCGCGTGCGCGGGCCTGCGCTGTCGGCTTGGCGCATGCGGAATGGAGGTCTACCTTGCATTCAAACCTGGAAAAACTGCAGGTGCAAATCTTTGCCGACGGCGCTGACCTTGCCGGCGCACTGGAGCTGTACAAGAACCCCCTGATCCGCGGCTTCACCACCAATCCGACGCTGATGCGCGCCGCCGGCGTCACCGACTATGCGCAGTTTGCCCGCACCTTGCTGGGCGCCATCCCCGACCGGCCGATTTCGTTCGAAGTGATTGCCGATGACTTCGAAGAAATGGAGTGGCAGGCGATGGAAATCGCGTCGTGGGGTGGACAGGTCAACGTCAAGATTCCCGTCACCAATACGCGCGGAGAGAGTTCCGTGCGCCTGATTCGGCGCCTGGCCCGTGCCCAGGTGCGGCTGAACGTGACCGCACTCCTGACTCTGGACCAGGTGCGCGAAGTGGCGGAGTCCCTGGGGGGTAGTCCGTCGTACGTCTCGGTGTTTGCCGGCCGCATCGCCGACACCGGCCGCGACCCGGTGCCGCTGATGACCGAGGCGGTCAAGATTTTGGAACCCTATCAGCGCCTGCAACTGATCTGGGCCAGCCCGCGCGAACTCCTCAACATCTTCCATGCCGACGCAATCGGTTGCCACGTCATTACCGTCACTCACGACGTTTTAAGGAAACTGGCACTCGTGGGCAAAAGCCTCGACGAATATTCACTGGCGACGGTGAAAATGTTCTACGACGATGCGCAGAAGGCAGGATTCCGCCTGGCAAGGCCGGGTATGGAACAGGTCGCCTGACCGCGCCGAGGCGTTACCGTCAAGCAACACGGGAAATGGGGTGTAATAATCCGGCGGGTTTGCAGGTTCAACGGAATCTCCCGAATGCTTGAGTAACACGCTGCTCCGGCCTCTTGCAGCCGCTCGGACCCAGGTAGTGGGTCGAGCGGCTTTGTTGTCTGGCTCAGGCCCGCGTATCCAACAAGGCCTGTTTTTCTCAGCTTTTCGAAGATGGGGAACGCGACGTGCCCGATTTGGTTTCATTGTCTTGCACTGGATCGCGTGATCTAGACCTGCACACACTTGGGCGCGCTCTTGCTCACGCTCGTGATCGTCCTCGGCATCGCCGTTGTTTTATACTCGGGAGCAGTCAGGCGATGAACAGCAAAGGTAGCGATGGCACGCTGTTTGTGTAAGGCATCATGAAGACCGAAAACGAGAGGGCCATGCAGAAAGCTGTGGGCCAGTAAGTTTGTTCAATTAACCGAGGAGACCACGAACTATGAGTCGACACGCGTTACGTATCACTGCGGTAGTGCTGGTACTGATAGTGGCTGCAATCACGCCCGCGCTGGCCGCTGATGCCGTTGCCGGGCACGCCGTCTACGACAAGAAGTGCAAGATGTGCCACGGCGCCACCGGCGAAGGGAACCCGGGTATGGCCAAGGCGCTCAATACGGCCATTCCACCGCTGGGTTCGCCTGAGGTGCAGAAGATGAGCGATGCCGACCTGAAGAAGATCGTCACCCAGGGCAAGGGCAAGATGAAACCGCCCGCGGGTCTGAGCAGCGCCGATGTTGACAACGTGATCGCGTTCATTCGCACGCTG
This window of the Terriglobia bacterium genome carries:
- a CDS encoding transaldolase; the protein is MQIFADGADLAGALELYKNPLIRGFTTNPTLMRAAGVTDYAQFARTLLGAIPDRPISFEVIADDFEEMEWQAMEIASWGGQVNVKIPVTNTRGESSVRLIRRLARAQVRLNVTALLTLDQVREVAESLGGSPSYVSVFAGRIADTGRDPVPLMTEAVKILEPYQRLQLIWASPRELLNIFHADAIGCHVITVTHDVLRKLALVGKSLDEYSLATVKMFYDDAQKAGFRLARPGMEQVA
- a CDS encoding cytochrome c codes for the protein MSRHALRITAVVLVLIVAAITPALAADAVAGHAVYDKKCKMCHGATGEGNPGMAKALNTAIPPLGSPEVQKMSDADLKKIVTQGKGKMKPPAGLSSADVDNVIAFIRTLKK